A region from the Maridesulfovibrio zosterae DSM 11974 genome encodes:
- a CDS encoding transposase, which yields MRRKWDAKIKAKIVLEGLMGGSVNELCRSHELRPGQYYKWREHFLKNCHLLFEKETRAPDKSELAIENEKLKRLVGELTLELNNDKSIR from the coding sequence ATGAGGCGTAAATGGGATGCAAAGATAAAGGCGAAGATTGTGTTGGAAGGGCTCATGGGGGGGAGTGTTAATGAACTCTGCCGTTCTCATGAACTTCGGCCCGGGCAGTATTATAAATGGCGGGAGCATTTTTTAAAAAATTGTCATCTTCTTTTTGAAAAAGAAACGAGAGCTCCAGATAAATCAGAACTCGCGATCGAAAATGAAAAGCTCAAGCGTTTAGTGGGGGAGCTGACTTTGGAATTGAATAACGACAAAAGCATTCGTTGA
- a CDS encoding CoB--CoM heterodisulfide reductase iron-sulfur subunit A family protein: MAKKIGVYVCHCGSNIQGRVNCKGVADYARGLKDVVVSRDYQFMCSDPGQDMIIKDIREYGLSRVVVASCSPRLHEKTFQKACARAGLNPYLMQHACIREHCSWITTKPAEATAKAMHIVEAAVERVGGHQELFSREVDVLPDVMVVGGGIAGIQASLDIAKSGHKVHLVEKSPSIGGHMAQFDKTFPTLDCAACISTPKMVAVSQEPNINLMTWSEVEDVSGFVGNYTVTVKRKARFINEDICTGCGACLEKCPTTALSEFNEGLSMRKAIFRNSPQAVPNTPVIDGSVCKKITKDKCGLCQKICPTGAIDYHMKDTREVFHVGSIVLATGYATMDPTPMAEYGFGKYDEVYTALQFERLNNAVGPTGGQIVMKNGQSPESVAIIHCVGSRDQNYHEYCSRTCCMYALKYDHLIKDKVGHDTKVYNFYIDMRCFGKGYEEFFKRVQEEGVTFIRGRPSEIVQENGKLVVIGEDTLLSMNVRVPVDMVILCTAMQAQDDMPEVARIFGVAQGQDGFFLEEHPKLGPVSTATDGVFLAGACQGPKDIPDAVAHASGGAAQALALAARGKVSISPTTSWINPDICVGCKVCTKLCPYSAIEFDERRQIAVINEAMCKGCGSCAGYCPSGAAQIKHFNENQIFNEIDGLLGMIPDILVETQAEDQA; this comes from the coding sequence ATGGCCAAAAAGATCGGTGTGTACGTATGTCACTGTGGGTCAAATATACAGGGAAGAGTCAATTGTAAAGGCGTTGCCGACTATGCAAGGGGACTCAAGGATGTCGTTGTTTCCAGAGATTATCAGTTCATGTGTTCTGACCCCGGTCAAGATATGATTATTAAGGACATTCGGGAATATGGATTGAGTCGCGTAGTTGTTGCCTCATGTTCGCCTCGCTTGCATGAAAAAACATTTCAAAAGGCATGCGCCAGAGCAGGGCTTAATCCTTACCTTATGCAACATGCCTGCATCCGTGAACATTGCTCATGGATTACAACTAAGCCCGCCGAAGCCACAGCTAAAGCCATGCATATAGTAGAGGCTGCGGTGGAACGGGTAGGCGGTCATCAAGAACTTTTTTCCAGAGAAGTAGATGTGTTACCCGATGTAATGGTAGTTGGTGGTGGGATTGCGGGAATACAAGCTTCTCTTGATATCGCTAAGTCCGGACATAAGGTTCATCTTGTGGAAAAAAGTCCTTCCATAGGTGGACATATGGCGCAGTTTGATAAGACTTTCCCTACTCTGGATTGTGCAGCCTGCATTTCTACACCTAAAATGGTCGCTGTTTCTCAAGAACCCAATATCAACCTTATGACCTGGAGTGAGGTTGAGGATGTCTCCGGTTTTGTTGGTAATTATACGGTTACGGTTAAACGTAAGGCCCGGTTTATAAATGAGGATATCTGTACCGGTTGCGGCGCCTGTCTTGAGAAGTGTCCCACTACTGCGCTTAGTGAGTTCAACGAGGGACTCAGCATGCGTAAGGCAATATTCAGAAATTCGCCGCAGGCTGTACCTAATACGCCTGTCATTGACGGTTCCGTATGTAAGAAGATCACCAAGGACAAGTGCGGTCTTTGCCAGAAGATATGTCCTACTGGGGCCATCGATTACCACATGAAGGATACCCGTGAGGTTTTTCATGTGGGTAGCATTGTTTTGGCTACCGGTTATGCCACTATGGACCCGACACCTATGGCTGAATACGGGTTCGGAAAATATGATGAAGTTTATACCGCTCTTCAGTTTGAGCGGTTGAATAATGCTGTAGGACCCACTGGTGGACAGATTGTTATGAAGAATGGTCAGTCGCCGGAGAGTGTAGCGATTATCCATTGTGTGGGAAGTCGAGATCAAAATTATCATGAATATTGTTCACGAACTTGCTGCATGTATGCCCTTAAGTACGATCATCTCATTAAAGATAAAGTGGGTCATGATACAAAAGTCTATAATTTTTATATTGATATGCGCTGTTTCGGAAAAGGCTATGAAGAATTTTTCAAGCGGGTTCAGGAGGAGGGAGTTACCTTCATTCGCGGTCGGCCCTCAGAGATTGTTCAGGAAAACGGCAAGTTAGTAGTAATCGGTGAAGATACACTACTCAGCATGAATGTCAGAGTGCCCGTGGATATGGTCATACTTTGTACCGCAATGCAGGCGCAGGATGATATGCCTGAGGTTGCTCGTATTTTTGGAGTAGCTCAGGGGCAGGATGGTTTCTTTTTGGAAGAGCATCCAAAGCTTGGGCCTGTCTCAACTGCTACGGATGGTGTTTTCTTGGCCGGAGCCTGTCAGGGGCCGAAGGATATTCCTGATGCTGTGGCTCATGCTTCGGGCGGAGCTGCTCAGGCTCTGGCTCTGGCAGCCAGAGGTAAGGTTTCTATTTCTCCTACTACATCGTGGATTAATCCTGATATTTGTGTGGGCTGTAAGGTTTGTACTAAATTGTGTCCTTATTCAGCTATTGAGTTTGATGAACGCAGGCAGATTGCGGTTATTAATGAGGCCATGTGTAAAGGATGCGGCAGTTGTGCCGGGTATTGCCCAAGCGGCGCGGCTCAAATCAAGCATTTCAATGAAAATCAGATATTCAACGAGATAGATGGTCTGCTTGGTATGATCCCAGACATTTTAGTCGAAACTCAAGCGGAAGATCAGGCCTGA
- a CDS encoding hydrogenase iron-sulfur subunit — protein MSNEFEPTLLAFVCNWCTYTAADLAGTSRMVQQPNLRLVRMMCTGMVDPKYVIKALLSGADGVLVSGCHPGDCHYINGNFKARRRIKLLNEILPQFGIERERVKLTWIGASEGNEFAATVNNFINEIRELGPMEARSMAVI, from the coding sequence ATGAGTAATGAATTTGAACCGACCTTACTGGCATTTGTCTGTAACTGGTGCACTTACACGGCCGCTGATCTGGCAGGAACTTCAAGGATGGTGCAGCAGCCTAACCTGCGATTGGTGCGGATGATGTGTACTGGTATGGTGGACCCTAAGTATGTGATTAAAGCCCTCTTGTCCGGTGCGGATGGAGTGCTAGTCAGTGGATGCCATCCCGGAGATTGTCATTATATCAACGGAAACTTCAAAGCCAGACGCAGGATTAAGCTTTTAAACGAGATCTTACCGCAATTCGGAATTGAGAGAGAACGGGTTAAGTTGACATGGATCGGGGCTAGTGAAGGAAATGAATTCGCAGCAACTGTAAATAATTTTATTAATGAAATTAGAGAGCTTGGACCTATGGAAGCACGTTCCATGGCTGTGATTTAA
- a CDS encoding 4Fe-4S dicluster domain-containing protein: MATTVKIQVEENNPVLALQGFLKGLLNDESLSGILVPVHLFSKGIPMPTLVTNQDQLSGADPLAPAFPMNSAKLLSRLTRGQSTERIAAVLRPCEIRAFVELVKLNQGSFDKVIIVGMDCMGAYDNVSYKKFLADSDPFEATLNFHGQIGDGNNSSKNEIKIASACQCCEHPDARKADIVIGIAGADVHVCIPAMAASARGEALLSALGLPDMESINGRENALKSLMENRIVARDAMLERTKAATGTLKDLSEYLSSCVNCYNCRVACPVCYCKECVFNTDVFEHKPWQYMEWAKHKGSLKLPTDTVFYHLTRMAHMSTACVGCGQCSNACPNDIPVMELFRTVAARTQESFNYEPGRSLDDPPPLSVFKEDEFQETVSHIA; encoded by the coding sequence ATGGCTACCACAGTGAAGATTCAGGTCGAAGAAAATAATCCTGTTCTCGCATTACAAGGTTTTCTGAAGGGGCTTTTGAATGATGAATCTCTGAGTGGAATTCTGGTGCCGGTTCATCTGTTCAGCAAAGGCATTCCTATGCCGACTTTAGTAACGAATCAGGATCAATTATCCGGTGCTGATCCTTTGGCTCCAGCATTCCCTATGAACAGTGCAAAGCTTCTGTCCCGTTTGACTCGCGGGCAATCTACAGAGCGAATTGCCGCGGTCCTGCGCCCTTGTGAAATCAGAGCCTTTGTCGAATTGGTTAAGCTGAATCAGGGAAGTTTTGATAAAGTTATTATCGTAGGCATGGATTGCATGGGTGCCTATGACAATGTGAGTTATAAAAAATTTCTAGCCGATTCTGATCCTTTTGAGGCAACGCTTAATTTTCATGGACAGATAGGTGATGGCAATAATTCATCTAAAAACGAGATCAAGATAGCATCTGCCTGTCAATGCTGTGAACATCCTGACGCTAGAAAAGCAGATATCGTCATCGGAATTGCCGGAGCAGACGTGCATGTATGTATTCCGGCTATGGCAGCAAGCGCAAGAGGTGAAGCTTTGCTCAGTGCTTTGGGATTGCCGGATATGGAGTCAATAAATGGTAGGGAAAATGCTCTTAAGTCACTGATGGAGAACAGAATTGTGGCTAGAGATGCTATGTTGGAGCGGACTAAGGCGGCGACTGGAACTTTGAAAGATTTGTCCGAGTACCTTTCGTCCTGTGTCAACTGTTATAATTGTCGTGTGGCCTGTCCTGTCTGTTACTGTAAGGAGTGTGTCTTTAATACCGATGTCTTTGAGCATAAACCTTGGCAGTATATGGAATGGGCTAAGCATAAGGGCAGTTTGAAGCTGCCTACGGACACAGTTTTTTATCATCTGACTCGCATGGCTCATATGAGCACGGCTTGCGTAGGTTGTGGGCAATGTTCCAATGCCTGTCCGAACGATATTCCCGTGATGGAATTGTTCAGAACCGTGGCAGCACGCACTCAGGAAAGTTTTAATTACGAGCCGGGCAGAAGTCTCGACGATCCACCACCTCTGTCAGTGTTCAAAGAAGACGAGTTTCAGGAAACAGTCTCGCACATAGCCTGA
- a CDS encoding FAD-dependent oxidoreductase gives MRKQYGALVVGAGIGGIRAALDLAVTGHKVALIDKRPNHGGILSQLDYQFPSDHCGMCKMLPLMARDSSSQYCLRKGLFHDNIDIMLSTELTEIDGEPGKFLVSLGRKSTLIDPTKCVSCGKCSEVCPVRVPSEFDAGLSERTAVYLPVPHAIPNHYVLDLDNCQRCWKCYEACPTGAIDFKFDERKNFHILIVDSDAEVANFMKESLKEQNFTLHFSEAGREAVEMLTTDNRIRLVLLGTNLVDMDVSRILTRSLELRADVPVVVMATEGQEEQGADLVMQGAREYLVKSLVAKTFVPWLDKLYMRIMSDTTVKLEVGAVILAGGFECYNPKMNPAGGEDVWSYDHPGVLTAVEFERLMSGTGPTGGQLLRPGDNKPVKNIAWIQCVGSRDVQKGADYCSAICCMFSIKESLLAKKATGGAVDATIFYMDMRTSGKDYQQYRDRAENEKGVRFVRSRPHSIMPTDDGQALKIEYMAEQGHLVTEIYDMVVLAVGARPPSGMKQFALTLGVDVNEWGFAETKPYAPERTSRVGVFAAGAFGEPKDISESVIQAGAAAQAASRIIKIYDVLAGIESEPEPEYPDVSRDPARTFVAICASCPTLGQSIDMHALSDHLAKVHSVHKVVPIGRACTAEGWAEIGKGIDEFKPNRVLIGACMPYAYIPRLKELGKNIGLNPALMDVVDIYTPTFKPQTEGKAEKEIYVSLSMAVAGLQGVDPVFAPVMVDITRSALVVGGGVAGMTAAMSIADYGYGVCLVESEEELGGLAMRLHTQLDGSDPRKFMEELIGQVQRHPNIKVLKDSRVVLSRGSAGHFRSAIASPQGVFPLEHGVSILATGGHEAKVYKSGFCVHKSVMTHLTFEERLATGVIDAGALSGVAMIQCWRSQGEDRKYCSRVCCPEMLKNVLTLKERNPNLSIYVFYRDIMAQGFLETYYTRARKAGAIFIRYEADNKPTVTFEDDKPVITFFDHILRSKIQIHADLLSLSSGLEPNDVEDLLEVFDVGVNENGFYKEADFKWRPVDFLKQGIYMCGVAHSPRRMGETVASAKAAAQRALRILNAEKIPRETVVASVRHSLCSLCQACVAACPYGARVADMEAGKILVDDILCQGCGACAAVCPNSATVLTGFHDGSMMSVIDAALEEPA, from the coding sequence ATGAGAAAGCAGTATGGAGCGCTGGTTGTCGGAGCTGGCATAGGTGGTATCAGAGCCGCTTTGGATCTGGCCGTCACCGGTCACAAAGTAGCTCTTATTGATAAGCGACCCAATCATGGCGGAATTTTGAGTCAACTGGATTATCAGTTTCCTTCTGATCATTGCGGCATGTGCAAAATGTTGCCGCTGATGGCACGAGATTCGTCCAGTCAGTATTGTCTGCGCAAGGGGCTTTTCCATGACAATATTGACATTATGCTTTCCACAGAATTGACTGAAATTGATGGTGAACCGGGTAAATTCTTAGTTTCGTTAGGACGAAAGTCGACTCTGATTGATCCTACCAAGTGTGTGAGCTGCGGCAAGTGTTCCGAAGTTTGTCCAGTTCGAGTTCCCAGTGAATTCGATGCGGGGCTGTCAGAGCGGACGGCCGTGTATCTGCCGGTCCCTCATGCGATTCCCAACCACTATGTTCTAGACCTCGATAACTGCCAGCGTTGCTGGAAGTGTTATGAAGCGTGTCCGACCGGAGCTATTGATTTCAAATTTGATGAGCGAAAGAATTTTCATATCCTTATTGTGGATAGTGATGCTGAAGTGGCTAACTTCATGAAGGAAAGTCTGAAGGAACAGAACTTTACACTTCATTTTTCGGAAGCAGGACGGGAAGCTGTGGAAATGCTCACCACAGATAATCGAATTCGTCTGGTCCTTTTAGGGACGAACCTTGTAGATATGGATGTCAGCCGTATTTTGACCCGTAGTTTGGAGTTAAGAGCAGATGTGCCGGTTGTTGTCATGGCAACAGAGGGACAGGAAGAGCAGGGTGCTGACCTAGTTATGCAGGGAGCCCGTGAATATTTGGTAAAGTCTTTGGTTGCCAAAACATTCGTGCCTTGGCTGGATAAACTTTATATGCGCATCATGTCCGATACTACCGTGAAGCTGGAAGTAGGTGCCGTTATTCTTGCCGGAGGATTTGAGTGTTATAATCCGAAGATGAATCCAGCGGGCGGGGAAGATGTTTGGAGCTATGATCATCCCGGAGTGCTTACAGCTGTTGAATTTGAACGTCTTATGAGCGGGACCGGACCTACGGGCGGGCAGTTATTAAGGCCCGGAGATAATAAACCTGTCAAGAATATAGCCTGGATTCAATGTGTTGGTTCGCGTGATGTGCAGAAAGGGGCAGATTATTGTTCAGCGATCTGCTGTATGTTTTCCATCAAGGAGTCTTTGCTTGCAAAGAAGGCCACTGGCGGGGCTGTAGATGCCACAATTTTTTACATGGATATGCGGACATCGGGAAAAGATTATCAGCAGTATCGTGACCGTGCAGAGAATGAGAAAGGTGTTCGTTTTGTGCGGAGCAGGCCTCATTCAATCATGCCTACGGATGACGGTCAGGCATTAAAAATTGAGTACATGGCAGAGCAGGGACATCTGGTGACAGAAATTTACGATATGGTAGTCTTAGCTGTCGGAGCTCGTCCTCCAAGCGGTATGAAGCAGTTTGCTCTGACTCTGGGGGTGGATGTTAATGAGTGGGGATTTGCTGAAACGAAGCCTTATGCCCCCGAACGTACCAGTCGTGTCGGCGTGTTTGCAGCCGGAGCTTTCGGTGAGCCTAAGGATATATCTGAATCTGTAATTCAGGCAGGAGCTGCAGCTCAGGCAGCGTCAAGAATTATAAAAATCTATGATGTCCTTGCGGGTATAGAGAGTGAGCCAGAACCTGAGTATCCTGATGTATCCAGAGATCCGGCCCGAACATTTGTAGCCATATGCGCTTCTTGCCCTACTTTGGGGCAGTCGATTGATATGCATGCGTTAAGCGATCATCTTGCGAAGGTTCATTCTGTTCATAAGGTCGTTCCGATCGGTCGGGCCTGTACAGCGGAAGGGTGGGCAGAAATAGGTAAGGGTATTGATGAATTCAAACCAAATCGAGTGCTGATCGGTGCGTGTATGCCGTACGCCTATATTCCTAGGCTTAAAGAGCTTGGAAAAAACATCGGGTTGAATCCGGCTCTTATGGATGTGGTTGATATCTACACGCCTACTTTCAAGCCGCAGACAGAAGGCAAGGCAGAGAAGGAAATTTACGTTTCACTTTCTATGGCTGTGGCTGGATTGCAAGGAGTTGATCCTGTCTTTGCGCCTGTAATGGTCGATATTACTAGGTCCGCGTTGGTCGTGGGCGGAGGGGTAGCCGGAATGACCGCAGCCATGTCCATAGCTGATTATGGATACGGAGTTTGTTTGGTTGAATCTGAGGAGGAACTTGGTGGCTTGGCTATGCGGCTGCACACTCAGCTTGACGGTTCAGATCCCCGTAAATTTATGGAGGAACTCATCGGACAGGTGCAGCGACACCCTAACATTAAGGTCCTCAAGGATTCCCGAGTTGTTCTTTCACGAGGAAGTGCAGGGCACTTTCGATCCGCTATAGCCAGTCCGCAGGGGGTTTTCCCTCTTGAACATGGTGTGTCCATTCTTGCTACTGGCGGGCATGAGGCAAAGGTTTATAAAAGCGGATTTTGTGTGCACAAGTCGGTGATGACTCACCTGACCTTTGAGGAACGGCTTGCTACCGGTGTTATTGATGCCGGTGCGTTATCCGGTGTTGCTATGATCCAGTGTTGGAGGTCGCAGGGAGAAGACCGCAAATATTGCAGCCGGGTCTGTTGTCCGGAAATGCTTAAAAACGTGCTGACCCTCAAGGAACGTAATCCTAATTTGTCTATTTATGTCTTCTACCGTGATATTATGGCTCAGGGCTTTTTGGAAACATATTATACCCGTGCACGCAAGGCCGGAGCTATTTTCATCCGTTACGAGGCTGACAATAAGCCGACAGTCACGTTTGAGGATGACAAGCCTGTCATTACTTTCTTTGATCATATTCTTCGCAGTAAGATTCAGATCCATGCCGATCTTCTATCGTTGTCCAGCGGACTCGAACCTAATGATGTTGAAGATCTTCTGGAGGTTTTCGATGTGGGGGTAAATGAAAACGGATTCTATAAGGAAGCCGACTTCAAGTGGCGGCCTGTGGATTTCCTTAAACAGGGTATTTACATGTGCGGAGTTGCCCATTCACCTCGACGTATGGGGGAAACAGTTGCCTCGGCAAAGGCTGCGGCACAAAGGGCATTACGTATTCTGAATGCTGAAAAGATCCCTAGAGAAACAGTGGTGGCCTCTGTCCGGCATTCTTTGTGTTCTCTTTGTCAGGCGTGCGTGGCCGCTTGTCCTTATGGCGCCCGTGTTGCGGATATGGAAGCTGGAAAAATATTAGTGGATGACATCCTTTGTCAAGGGTGTGGGGCGTGTGCTGCTGTGTGCCCGAATAGTGCAACCGTATTAACAGGATTCCACGATGGATCGATGATGTCTGTCATTGATGCGGCTTTGGAAGAACCTGCATAA
- a CDS encoding 4Fe-4S dicluster domain-containing protein: MSGVIKQTWSPATDEYQSTLIELKDMVSACMQCGTCTASCPNGFAMDVTPRRMWRMIQFGMLDQILESRAFWYCSSCYMCTLRCPRGLKLTSAMGALKRLSRLDGSWAAKKNGAFYEAFMDNVEVYGRAQELSLMNRYFLKRKNPALPLSFIPLGMKLMGKGKLHIPNRTQRGRLKAMFAKAREMEISS; the protein is encoded by the coding sequence ATGAGCGGTGTGATCAAACAGACTTGGAGTCCTGCTACAGATGAATATCAGTCGACCCTCATCGAACTGAAAGACATGGTGTCGGCATGCATGCAGTGCGGGACCTGCACAGCTTCCTGTCCCAATGGATTTGCTATGGACGTAACCCCGCGCCGCATGTGGCGGATGATTCAGTTCGGTATGCTGGATCAAATTCTTGAAAGCCGGGCATTTTGGTATTGTTCTTCCTGTTATATGTGCACGCTTAGGTGTCCGCGCGGACTTAAGCTTACGTCTGCAATGGGTGCGCTTAAGCGTCTTTCCAGACTGGATGGAAGCTGGGCAGCTAAGAAGAACGGAGCTTTCTACGAAGCCTTTATGGACAATGTGGAAGTTTATGGTCGCGCACAGGAACTGAGCCTTATGAATAGGTATTTTCTTAAGCGCAAGAATCCAGCATTGCCGTTGTCTTTTATTCCGCTGGGAATGAAGCTGATGGGTAAAGGAAAGTTGCATATACCGAATAGAACTCAACGCGGGCGGCTCAAAGCTATGTTCGCGAAGGCCAGAGAAATGGAGATTTCGTCATGA
- a CDS encoding CoB--CoM heterodisulfide reductase iron-sulfur subunit B family protein, translated as MRYAYYPGCSLLESAQEFDVSVRAVMECLGVTLEEIPNWTCCGASAAEPVSKLMNYALPARNLAIVEKEMGGIDVLAPCSACYLNLLKVNKEVIGSRELHGKVNEVLSASGQRYAGNVKVLHLLDVLLNDVGVKLVEEKVTDGLKGMKVAPYYGCQILRPYAVFDDPGKPTSMEPVLKALGANVYEWDYGNRCCGASLMVGHRDVAIRSVAEILNGASDADVIVTVCPLCQMNLEAYQAQAVKAGGVRVPVLYLSQLMGLAFGFGEDVMQLKKNLTMTAGVRDMINNKVWSQLRQTESGEELTGVEP; from the coding sequence ATGAGGTATGCATATTATCCGGGTTGTTCCCTTTTGGAGAGTGCGCAGGAATTTGATGTATCTGTCAGGGCTGTCATGGAGTGTCTAGGCGTAACACTGGAGGAAATACCGAATTGGACGTGTTGTGGGGCGAGTGCTGCTGAACCAGTTAGTAAACTTATGAATTATGCTTTGCCGGCTAGGAATCTTGCCATTGTGGAAAAAGAAATGGGAGGCATAGATGTGCTTGCACCATGCAGCGCCTGTTATCTTAATCTGCTTAAAGTGAATAAAGAAGTTATAGGAAGCAGAGAACTGCATGGCAAAGTTAATGAAGTTTTGAGCGCATCTGGTCAGAGATATGCCGGCAATGTAAAAGTCCTTCATTTGCTTGATGTTCTTCTGAACGATGTGGGCGTCAAATTAGTAGAAGAGAAGGTTACAGACGGACTGAAAGGGATGAAGGTGGCCCCGTATTACGGGTGTCAGATTCTTAGACCTTATGCTGTCTTTGACGATCCGGGCAAGCCGACGTCAATGGAACCTGTTTTGAAAGCTTTAGGTGCAAACGTGTATGAGTGGGATTACGGCAATCGGTGTTGTGGAGCTTCACTTATGGTCGGGCATCGTGATGTAGCAATCAGGTCTGTGGCGGAGATTTTGAACGGAGCCAGTGATGCAGATGTTATAGTGACAGTATGTCCTCTTTGCCAGATGAATCTTGAAGCGTATCAGGCTCAGGCCGTGAAGGCAGGAGGAGTGCGTGTTCCTGTTTTGTATCTATCTCAACTTATGGGGTTGGCTTTCGGGTTTGGAGAGGATGTGATGCAATTGAAGAAAAACCTGACCATGACGGCTGGGGTCAGGGACATGATTAATAACAAGGTCTGGAGTCAGCTGCGCCAGACGGAAAGCGGCGAAGAGTTGACCGGTGTTGAACCGTAA
- a CDS encoding universal stress protein, translating to MFKDIIVGITTTGIDDFAVKAAAEFAKKFEANLYLVHVAGMAQGWGSVETLEPSGETTKLNDQLTEMYGDILKDIPNSQIMVVPGIPHNELLRLARKKNTDLIVMGPHTKEYEEKRSKMWGMAGSTLERVSQKARCPVMVVHKDVVCKEPLFENILIATDFSDQAECAVSYGGQMARQYKAGLTVMHVADFGAEEAKLKSRLESEYGPRLKGVDGCTFEVCIGQPAMEILKKTQQLNADLVIMAHHSREQDPEKAFLGSTVVQVALNGSSPTMSVNRHFDLRCGLMYDQAGKVVEAEAAQL from the coding sequence ATGTTTAAGGACATTATTGTGGGTATTACCACAACTGGAATTGATGATTTCGCTGTTAAGGCGGCTGCAGAATTTGCCAAGAAGTTTGAAGCAAATCTATATCTGGTGCATGTCGCAGGCATGGCTCAAGGGTGGGGTTCCGTAGAAACCCTTGAACCATCCGGGGAAACTACCAAGCTCAATGATCAGCTTACCGAAATGTATGGTGATATATTGAAGGATATTCCTAATTCCCAGATAATGGTTGTGCCTGGCATTCCTCATAATGAACTTCTCCGTCTGGCACGAAAGAAGAATACTGATCTCATTGTAATGGGACCGCACACTAAGGAATATGAGGAAAAGCGTTCCAAGATGTGGGGTATGGCAGGAAGTACTCTTGAGCGGGTGAGTCAGAAGGCTCGTTGTCCTGTTATGGTTGTACACAAGGACGTTGTTTGTAAGGAACCGTTGTTTGAGAATATTCTTATAGCTACGGATTTTTCCGATCAGGCTGAGTGTGCGGTGAGTTACGGTGGACAGATGGCTCGTCAGTACAAGGCTGGGCTGACGGTTATGCATGTAGCTGATTTCGGAGCAGAAGAGGCTAAACTTAAGAGTCGTCTTGAAAGTGAATACGGGCCACGCTTGAAGGGTGTTGATGGCTGTACTTTCGAGGTCTGTATTGGTCAACCTGCTATGGAGATTTTAAAGAAAACTCAGCAGCTTAATGCTGACTTGGTCATCATGGCACATCACTCTAGAGAACAGGATCCAGAAAAGGCGTTTTTAGGATCTACTGTGGTGCAGGTGGCTCTTAATGGTTCCAGCCCTACAATGAGTGTTAACCGACACTTCGATTTACGTTGCGGCTTGATGTATGATCAGGCTGGAAAGGTAGTAGAAGCTGAAGCGGCCCAATTGTAA